The window CAGCATCTCCCCCATCACTGCTCCTTCGCCCGGTGGATCCCGCACTTATCAGCGGCATTAGCCAAGGCCTCGCGCACTTTGACCAACACCTTATCGAGTTGAAACGGCTTTTTAATACAAGCAAAAGCGCCTTTCTTGACCGTCTCCTTGATCTCGTCCATAGAGGCCAAGCCGGTAATAATAATCACCGGAATATCGGGGTACTCGTCACGGACAAACTTAAGGACCTCCAACCCATCCTTCCGCGGCATCCGGACATCAAGCATGATCAAATGATACTTCTTGTAACGCAGAAGACCAATCCCTTCGATACCGTCAAAAGCGCCATCGACTCCATAGCCAGCGGAACGAAGACACTCCTGGAGCATTTCATTAAGCAGCCTCTCATCGTCCACCACCAGTATCCGGCACTCTTCACCACTCTCCGGGATCTTCCGTTTCTGATCAACGGCCTTTTTCATGGTCTGCAAGCGGCTGCCCTGATCCACCGGCAGTCGCAGGGTAAAGGTCGAACCAACTCCCTCTTCGCTCTGAACCTGCAGCGCCCCCCCATTGTGCTCCACGATAGAGTGACAAATGGCAAGACCCAGACCTGTCCCCTCGCCCTCCCTCTTAGTGGTAAAAAAAGGATCAAAAATCTTGCTTAAATTTTCCTTACTGATCCCAGTGCCGGTATCAGTAACCGACACGGCAACCCGGGTGCGGCGGTCTACCTCGGCATTCAAGGTGATCCTCCCTCCGTCCGGCATAGCGTGGTTAGCATTAATCAGGAGGTTCATAATAACCTGCTCAATCTGACCGCTATCGGCATAGACCATTGGCAGATCGAGGGGGATCTGATTTTCGACCACAATCTTGGTCATCGATACCCGGTCACCAATCACCATCAGGATATCATTAACCACCTTGGCAACATCAGTCGGTTCCAGCCTAGGTTGGGTCGGTCGGGCAAAACCCATCAACTCCCCAATGATTTTAGAAATCCGCTTCTCCTGACCGGCCAGGACTTTAAGCCGAGCGCCAATCTCCTGAATATTGGCGTCCCCTTGTGCTAAAAGCCGCTCCATAATCTGGATATTCAGGGAAATAATCGTCAACGGATTGTTGATCTCATGGGCCGCGCCAGCAGCCAAACGACCGACTGTGGCCAAACGGTGAGAGTGAAAAAGGTGCCGCTGGCTCTCCTCCATCTTGCGAGAAGCATCAGCCAGCTCTTTGGCCTGAGTTTGCAGATCTTTTTCCAACAGAATCCGTTCAATACCATTACCAGCGGCTGTGGCCAGCATCTGGAAGTTGCGACTCAGTGTCTCAATATTACCAAGCGCTGAGTCAACCCCTTGAAAATCGAGAACCAATTCGCCAATAATCCGCTCTGGACGGCCATTTGACTTTTTATCAGCCACAAAAAAGCTGGCCATAAACGACGAGCCGGAAACCATATCGATCACCCCAGACTCAACGATTCCACCCCGATCAAATTGCAATCTTGCCTGATTGAGCCGCCGCACCGCCTCTTTCTCCATATCAGCATGGCGGCCAGAGGAGGAAACCATGGCAGAGACACCGCTGGCTGCCACCTCAAATGATTCAAGATCAGAACCAATCTGAATCCTGCCAACAAAAATATCCCTCTTACTGTCCACCACCATACAGAGACAGCGGGAGATTACAAAGGCCCCACGGACCGCAGCAATAACCTCTTCAACCGCCTCGCCGATCTCCATCCCGGATTTCAGCCGCCTAGTCATAGCACAGGTGGCATCCAACACCCGATTGGTCTGGGTAAGCTCCCGATTCCGCTGCTCAAGATTTAGGCTCATACTACCGAGACTCTGATTGGCTGAGCTGACCAGAGTCCGATATTTATCAGGATCGTTGATCCCCAGAATCGCCCCCAGTTCCTTGACCCGCTCCATCACCCGCGTAACCACATCCTCAAGGTCGGACGAACTGAGATGATGATGAAGCATCAAGTTCTCAAGGGCAAAATGATAATGCTGATGATCGTAGGCGTTAGAACTCAAAAAATAACTAGATCCAATATTGTTGGCAACGCAAATCACATCGGCAAAACGGATCAATTGATGCAGATTGTCCCGTTCCGGTCTGATAGTAGCAAAAACCGGCTGATGATGGAGCCACATGGCCTTAACCAAGGGAGCTGGAAACTGCCACTGCGTGCCAACCAGCTTTCCAACCTCAACATGGGTAATGCCCATGATCTCCTCTTCCACCTCAAGAGCCAGCGGCGCCTCGATCCCGTAACCGCCCTGCTTCTCCAGCTCAAGACAGACCCGCATAAAGGCCTCTGGCAGATGAAGGAAACAAACAAGTTTACCGATATCGTGAACCAAGCCTGCCAGATAAGCCTCATCCGGAGCAGAAAATCCAAGTTTATCGGCCAAAATTTCAGCTGTGGCGGCAACCCCTATGGAGTGAAGCCAAAATTTAACCAGCTCCCCCCGCCGGTCAGACAACGGCCCTGAAAAACAATCGAAGACAGACACCGAAAGAATGATACTGCGTACCGTGGTGAAGCCGAGCAAGGATATAGCCTTAGCAATGGTGGTAATTTCGGTCCGGGCGCCGACAAAAGCTGAGTTGGCGTAATGGAGAATTCGTCCGGAAAGGACTTGATCGTTCTGAAGAAGATCGGCAATGGAGCGAAAACTCGACTGATCACCTTCCATCAGCCTGATCGCCTCCATGGCGATAGCCGGAAGGGTGGGAATGCTGTCGATATCGATATGCTTGTCGAAACGGATTCTATTCATGCAGAGCCTGATGTCTTCGCCGTTCCAAGTGTTTGGAGACAGTGTTGAGGCAAATCCAGATTACCCCGAAAATGGTCATATCCTTGAAAACCAATAGCTCTCCGCTGCGTCTCATTGATTAAAACAACCTCGGCGCCAGAAACTATCTCGCCAACAGAAAACAACTGACCGCCAATCGCATGTCCGGCCAAGCCGTCAATCTGACTGGCAGCTGAGGCCGGTGCAGTAAAAAGCAACCGGTAATCCTCCCCGCCAGAAAGAGCCAAACGCATCGGGTCAAGAGCCAACGCTTGTGCTGCCTGACGGGTTGATTCAGAAACTGGCAGATCCTGAGCGCGGACCTCAGCCCCGACCCCGCTCTCCTCGCAGATATGGGCCAAGTCTGACGCCAGCCCATCCGACATGTCGATCATAGCGGTAACCAGCCCAGACGCCCCTAACATTCGCCCCAAGGTCATCTCTGGCTGTGGATTCACATGGGCGGCGACAAGATCAGAATAAGTTGCCATAAGTTCATGGCTCCTACGGCACAACTCTAACCCTGCCGCAGCTTGCCCCAGATAACCACTGACCCAGATCTGATCCCCTGGTCGGGCTCCGGAGCGATAGACAACCGTCCCTGCCCGTGCCTCGCCAAGAACCGTCACAGAAAGCACCAATCCCTGATCACTTTTAACGGTATCTCCCCCGATCAGCCGTACTCCATAACGCTCCAGGGCAGCAATAAATCCGGCCATCAAGGGATTAATCAACTCCTGACCGGCCGTGGCAGGGACAGCCAAAGACAGGAGCGCGAAGCGCGGGACTCCCCCCATGGCAGCAATGTCGCTGACATTGACCGACAATGCCTTCTGCCCTAAGAGTTCTGGGGGGTGCCAAGCTAAGTCAAAGTGAACGCCCTCCACCAGAGTGTCGGTGGTAACCAGAGTTTCAGTTTGAAGGCCAGCAGCCGCCAACACAGCACAGTCATCGCCAATACCCCGGATGAGTGATTCATCGACGGCCCCTGCCAGCTCCCTGATTCGCCGAATCAGAGTAAGTTCAGAAATCATGGGCCGTCACCTGTTTTACTTTACCCGTTTTAGGGTTGGCCTGGTTTTACCCCCCCCTGCGCCAGAGGGGCAAGACGCGGGTTGCTTCACAGAAAAATCCAAGGCCTTAACAAAGCGACCATCACCATCCATGGTAAAAAGCTCCTTGCCTGTAAACTGCGACTCACGGAGGGTCCATACTACCTGCTGAGGAGGTAGACTCAATATCTGCAGGGTAAGATGCCACCACTCATCCCGACGGCTGTCATCAGGAGAGATATCAGTCACCAGGGCATAAAAAACCGATTTCGTTTTTTCTGTGGCGATCAGGACCAGATCACCGGGACTGGTCCTGTCCTTAAACACGACAAGCTTTTTAAGCTCCTGAACCATCGTTTCCATTGGCCCCCCCAAAAAACAAACACGACATCCAACACATCATAGGAATATAAGAAATTTTTACGTGACTCTAAACTATTTCCAGCTTTTTTATTGGCAACCGTACCACGGCTTTTTTTTATCCTGCTCCCTTCGGTTCCGCTCAGGGAACAGGGCATTGAAAATGAGTTCTTGTTCATTCCCTTCGGAAGAGTTAGTTGAAAATAGTTAAGAGCCACGAATTTTTATTAAGATGTCATACTATTGAAAAAAATCTAAAAAAGTCAACCATTATCTGAGTAGCTGGCATTCGCCAAAGAATAAAGATAGAAAAATAGCGATTTTTTAATTTATGTGTCAGACAAGATGGGATAAAAAACTAAAGAAAGTTTGAAGGTTATCAAGCTATATCAGTTTTTCACAAGGTAGACAGTGAATAATGAAGAATGTTCCGCCAAATCCCGCCGGATCACAGTCCTGCAATTTTCACCAGTAAACGGCCAACGGCGGACAGATCCTTACGACCGGGACTGACTTCAACGCCGGAATTGACATCAACGGCAAAGGGGTGGGCCTGATGAATGGCAACACAGACATTATCAGGGGTCAAGCCACCGGCGAGAATAAGAGGGCCGGGAATACTCAAGCGCCGCACCAACTCCCAGTTAAAGGTTTCCCCGGTGCCCCCGGCCTGACCTGGCCGGTAAGTGTCCAGTAAAAACCCTGTGACCACCTGACGGTAAGGGGAGAAGTCTGGCAACGCTTCCTCTCTTACCCGAAAGGCTTTGACTACCGGTCGATCAATTGACTGACAATACAAAGGGGACTCATTGCCGTGCAACTGAATCATGGTCAAACCACAGTAGCCCGCCACTTCGTTAACCACAACGACATCATCATCAAGAAAAACACCGACCGCATCAACAAATGGCGGCAAAGAGGCGACGATTGCCCGAACCCTCTCCGGTTCAACATAACGGGGACTTGATTTAACAAAAATAAATCCCAAGGCATCGACCCCCATGGCCACGATCGCCTGGGCCTCGACCTGATCAGTAATTCCACAGATCTTGACTCTGGTTCTCCGAGGGACCACAACTTCGCCGCTCATCACGCTCCGATCAAATCGCGCAAACCTTGACAACGGTCAGTCAAGCGCATCAAGCTTTCGCCCACCAAGGCAGCGGCGACCCCTGCATCAGCAAGTCGAACCATGTCATGATGATCCCTGATCCCGGACTCGCTAACCACCGGGATGTTGCGGGGGATTTCAGCCATCACCCGGAAGGTGGTATTAAGATCGACAGTAAAATCATTGAGATTACGATTATTAATACCGATCAGCCGACTTCCGGCAGCCAAGGCTTCAACGGCCTCCCGCTCGTCATGAACTTCAACCAGACTGTCCATGCCCAACTCCCGAGCCAAGGCTTGATAATCAGCCATCTGTTGGCGATCAAGAATAGCGGCGATCAAGAGAATCGCATCAGCGCCAAACAGCGCGGCCTGGCGGATCTGGATCTCATCAATTATAAATTCCTTCCGGATCACCGGCAGAGCAACAGCAGCACGAACCTGAGGGATATACGACAAAGAACCTTGGAAATACTGTTCATCGGTAAGCACAGAGATGGCGTGGGCGCCACCCACCTCATAGTCGCGGGCAATAGCGACCGGGTCAAAATCAGGACAAATAACCCCCTTAGAAGGCGATGCCTTTTTCGCCTCGGCGATTACCGCCACCCCGACATGGTCCACCAAGGCTGCCTGAAATCCACGTGGCGGGGCCACATCACACTCAGGTCCGCGCAGCCCCTGGGCCTTTAACGTCTGAACTTCCTGACGTTTGGTTTCGACAATAGCATCAAGTATCATATTATTAGTAACTGTTTTAGGTTATCGGTTATCGGTTGACGGTGAGGATCACACACTAATATCCTGCATCATGACTGACTTTTGATTCTTGTTGCCGCAAACCTGGACAATTACGATTAGTAGTTATATTAAATGGGCATAGCGTCACCATGCCCATCTTACCCATTTGCAGGAGCAGCGCAGAAGTCAATCAAGGCCTCCAGTTTAGCCATAGCCGCGCCAGAGTCGATAACCTTGCCCGCCAGAAGAACCCCCTCCTTGATGGTGTCCACCACTCCCGCAACCATCAGCGCAGCTCCGGCATTGGCAAGCACCATATCTCGTCGCGGACCGGGCGTGCCTTTCAGCACCTCACGGACTTGTTCAGCAGATTCGGCAGCTGTGGCTCCACCGCGGACATCGGCAAGGGTCACCCTGGTCAGCCCCAATTCCTCAGGGGTAATCATATAGGTCCTAACTGCTCCACCACTCACCTCGCTCACCCGAGTAACTCCAGTAGTAGTAATCTCGTCGACATTCCCCTCACCCCAAACAACCAGAGCCCTTCTGACTCCAAAATTATTAAGAGCGGCAGCAATGGTTTCCGTCAACTCAGCGGCGTATACCCCGAGCAAATAGACATCAGCGCCGGCCGGATTGGTCAATGGGCCCAAAATGTTGAACACCGTCCGGATGCCAATTTCACGGCGCGGACCAATGGCATATTTCATCGCGCCATGCAACAGTGGAGCAAACATGAAGCCAATCCCCACCTGCCGGACACACTGGCCGATTCTTTCTGAATCTATGCCTAAGTTCACCCCAAGAGCTTCCAGGACATCGGCGCTGCCGCAATGACTCGACACCGAGCGGTTACCATGCTTGGCAACAGGCACGCCAGCCCCAGCCACCACCAGTGACGAGGTAGTAGAGACATTGAAAGTACCCGATGCATCTCCGCCGGTACCGACGATATCCACAAGTAGCGCGCCCGCATCTGCGGCATCAACCAGGGTAGCCTTCTGACGCATCACCCTGGCCGCACCGGTGATTTCGGCCACGGTCTCCCCCTTCATCCGCAGGGCGGTAATAAAAGCCCCGATCTGAGCATCTGTCGCCCGACCGCCCATGATCTCTTCCATCACCTGAACCATCTCCACTTCGTTCAGGTCTTGACGGCTCACTACCTTATTGATCGCCTCTCGAATCATCGCTCGGCTCTCCTTACAGAATTTAATGAACTACCCAAGTTGAAGGTGATCAGTTACCAGTGTACGGTTAACAAACTCATGATGGCGTCGCAAAAAGTCCGATCTACTGCGTTGCAGCATATTTTTGCTCATTCGGCACACCATATGTGTGGCCTCATTCACAAAAACACCCTGCGCCTTGTATATCGGCCATTTTGCTTAGACATCCCGTGATTTTTTTGCGAGATTATCAACTCATAGATATCACAAAATCATCGTATAATCATAATATCCATGAGTGATCAGCCAGTTACAGAGGCGCTAATCGTCAACTGACAACCGCAAACCGATAACCTGAGTAGTACGCTATTAATTCCTCATTCATTATCGCAACAACGATGGATAGTCCGGGGCCACAAAATTGCGCAGCAGCTGGACGCCATCAGGGGTCATAATCGACTCAGGGTGAAACTGCACCCCTTCAACGGCAAACTCCCTATGACGCAGTCCCATCAACTCTCCTTGGTCGGTACGGGCCGTCACCTGCAAACACGTCGGCAGATCGTCCTCTGCTACAACCAAAGAGTGATAACGCATGGCGTCAAAAGGAGAAGGCAGTCCCGTAAACACCCCCTTGCCGTCATGGGTGACCGGACTGGTCTTGCCATGCATAACCCTCCCTGCTCGCACCACTGTCCCACCAAAGGCCTGGCCAATAGACTGATGCCCAAGACACACCCCAAGAACCGGAACCCTGCCACTGAAATGGAGGATGGCGGCAATGGAAATTCCCGCCTGCTCGGGGGCGCAGGGACCAGGTGAGATCAACAGTCGATCCGGACAAAGGGCCTCAAGAGTCTGAATATCAACCTGATCATTGCGAAAAACCTTAAGTTCAATCCCACCAAAACCACCGATAGTTTGAACAATATTATAGGTAAATGAATCGTAATTATCGATAATGACGATCATCACAGCCCCCTTTCCGCCAGTTCAACCGCCCGCCTTAGGGCCATGGCTTTATTGATGGTCTCTTCGAATTCTGTTTCCGGATCCGAGTCAGCCACGATCCCAGCTCCGGACTGAACCCACAGATCGTCGCCGTGCATGACAATAGTGCGGATCGTGATACAGATGTCCATATTGCCGGAAAACCCGAAATAACCTACCGCACCGGCATAAGGACCACGCCGTTCCGGCTCCAGTTCCTCAATGATCTCCATGGCCCGGATCTTAGGCGCCCCGCTGACCGTCCCGGCAGGGAAACAGGCACGGAGGACATCGAACTGGTCCTTTCCTGACTCCAGCTTCCCATGCACTCCTGAGACAATGTGCATGACATGACTATACCGCTCAACAATCAAAAGGTCACGGGTCTCCACCGTACCATAACGACAGACCCTGCCGATATCATTACGACCAAGATCCACCAACATCAAGTGCTCGGCCATTTCCTTAGGGTCCGCCAACAGCTCACGTTCCAAGGCCAGATCTTCATCCTCGTTCCGCCCTCGTTTACGAGTCCCGGCAATAGGCCTGACCTCGACATCATCCCCCTCCAGTCGCACCAGAATTTCAGGCGATGAACCGATCTGAACGATATCGTCAAGCTTAAGAAAGAAAAGGTACGGGCTCGGGTTAATGTGGCGCAACGCCCGGTATAACGCAAAGGGATTGAGCGCCGTCTTACTATGAAAACGCTGAGACAAGACAACCTGGATAATGTCTCCGGCCATAATATACTCTTTGGCCTTGGCCACCATAGCCTTAAACTCATCCTTGCTCATGTTGGGGGCAAAGTCGTGAGGGGCCAACACACTCGCCTGCTCTCTTACCAAACCAGCAGGCAAGGGGCCGCGCAGTTGAGCCACGATGGCATCAATCTCGGCCTCTGCTTGACGATAAAGGGCGTCAAGATCCTTCTCGCCAACAGTTATCACACAATTGACAACAGAGATCGTCTGTTTAATCGAGTCACAGATTAAAACCGTCTTGGGGACCATAAATGATGAGTCCGGGAAGTCGTCCAGCGGCGGATTAATGACGGGCAAACGCTCCATGAAGCGCACCATGTCATACCCCATAAAACCGACCGCCCCACCAAAGAAGCGCGGAAGATAGCCGGTATCACACGGATCGAATGAAGCAACAAGAGTCTTCAGCGCTTCGATTGGATCTGCGACAAAGGATTCCGTTCCCGCGGCCCGTCTGATTTCGACCTGGTCCCCACGACTGACAAAAGTGGCCAGCGGCTCAAAGCCGATAAACGAAAACCGCCCCCACTTCTCGCCCCCCTGTAAACTCTCCAACAGAAAGGCATGCGACCGACCCAAAGCAACCTTGGCAAAGGCTGTCAGGGGAGTGTCAAGATCCGCCACAATTTCACGACATACTGGCACCAAACCTTTTTGGGCCGCCAGTTTCCGAAATTCGGACAATTCAGGTTTCATCATCGCTTCTCCACGCACACATAAAAAAAAAGCCATGGCACCGTCATTCGGCCCATGGCTTTTAATCCCTACTACCCCAGAAAAACTGGATACGTCCTTAATGGATGTAAGGCCCTACCGGCATCAACTCGTGTATTCGTTCTCACCACAACGTGCCAACATCTGCCCAGAAATAAGCGCTTTGCACATCCCTTGTCAGCCCCTGAATCTATATTCGAAGCAGACACCGAAACACACCGCTTCCTTTACTCACCCACCAACATCACTTTTGGAAGACAGAGCATAGTATGTGTTCGTCAGCTCAATGCAATCAGGCCTGAGCCTGCGCTTCGGAGGCAAAGGCGTTGACCCGCTTGGTCAGCCTGGACACCTTTCTGGAAGCTGTCTTTTTGTGCATAGCACCCTTGACCGCAACATGGTCAATTACAGGGATCGCGGCACGCAGAGCCTCCTGAGCCTTTTCGACAGACTGCTCATCAATGGCGGCAAACACTGCCTTGATCGCTGTCTTCATCTTGCTCTTATTAGAGCGATTACGCATATTGCGGACCAGACTCTGCCGCGTCCTCTTCATTGCTGATTTGTGATTAGCCAAGACCGTTTTCTCCTTCTGACACTCTGATCGTAATTATAGTTGCCGTTCGCCCAAAACGAACGACATAAATCAATAAAGTCCGTAAAACTAAACGATATCATTTCTGCTGTCAAGAGAAGAGCTGGCCTTGACCAAAGTTTTCGTAAGACCGAACCTTACACACACCTCTTTTACTTCCGGGAGACCACCACCCTACCCTAAAGCTGCTAACTTTTTTTCGTAACTATCCAGCAGCACCACATCTTGCGGCGATCGGCCCGGCTCACGTAGACTGGCTACGCATCGCCGGTCCGCTTACCGCAATCTGCGGCGCTGCTGAACAGTTACAGTTACGATTAGTCACTCCTATTTCGGTAGGAGCTGGATAGTTACTTTTTTTCTTCACTTATTTCCACAACTCCCTTGAGTTTCAATGATATTTTAGTTTTAATGGACAGATGGTAGAAATACTCCGTTCACTTCGATGGCAGGACTTGGCCGACATCCTGATCGTCGCCTTCATCATCTATCGGGTCATCCTGATGATCAGGGGGACCCGCGCCGTACAGATGCTGGCCGGAATCGGCGTCCTGACTATAGTCTACTTCGGGGCCAAGGAACTTGAATTGATGACCCTGTACTGGCTCCTGGGTACCCTGCTCAGCTCCATCTTCCTGATCATTATTATCGTCTTCCAACGCGACATCCGCAAAGCTCTGGTCCAGGTCGGTCAAGCCTCACCATTCACTAAACCCATGGAAGACCGGGAGTTTGATCTCAACGAAATCGTGATCGCAGCCCGCACCCTTTCACAGAAAAAAATTGGCGGGCTCATTATCTTGGAACGAGAAACAGGCCTCAAGGACTACCTGGATTCCGGCCAGTCCATTGACGCCCATTTAAGCAGCGCCCTGCTTATCAGTATCTTTCACCCCAGTTCCCCGCTCCACGATGGTGGTGTCGTGGTCAGCGGCAGCCGCATTCAAACAGCACGTTGCGTCCTGCCGCTCACTAAAAATCCATACATCTCCAAACACCTCGGAACCAGACATCGGGCTGCCATAGGCCTCTCGGAAGAGACCGACGCCGTCATCGTCGTCATCTCTGAAGAGACCCGCCAGATCTCTCTGGTTCAACACGGAGCCATTACCACAAACCTTGACGAAACCGCCTTGCGAAACCGCCTGCGGGCCATCCTGGCCCCCAAGGAACACCCTGCT of the Desulfobulbaceae bacterium genome contains:
- the thiL gene encoding thiamine-phosphate kinase; its protein translation is MISELTLIRRIRELAGAVDESLIRGIGDDCAVLAAAGLQTETLVTTDTLVEGVHFDLAWHPPELLGQKALSVNVSDIAAMGGVPRFALLSLAVPATAGQELINPLMAGFIAALERYGVRLIGGDTVKSDQGLVLSVTVLGEARAGTVVYRSGARPGDQIWVSGYLGQAAAGLELCRRSHELMATYSDLVAAHVNPQPEMTLGRMLGASGLVTAMIDMSDGLASDLAHICEESGVGAEVRAQDLPVSESTRQAAQALALDPMRLALSGGEDYRLLFTAPASAASQIDGLAGHAIGGQLFSVGEIVSGAEVVLINETQRRAIGFQGYDHFRGNLDLPQHCLQTLGTAKTSGSA
- a CDS encoding HDOD domain-containing protein, translating into MNRIRFDKHIDIDSIPTLPAIAMEAIRLMEGDQSSFRSIADLLQNDQVLSGRILHYANSAFVGARTEITTIAKAISLLGFTTVRSIILSVSVFDCFSGPLSDRRGELVKFWLHSIGVAATAEILADKLGFSAPDEAYLAGLVHDIGKLVCFLHLPEAFMRVCLELEKQGGYGIEAPLALEVEEEIMGITHVEVGKLVGTQWQFPAPLVKAMWLHHQPVFATIRPERDNLHQLIRFADVICVANNIGSSYFLSSNAYDHQHYHFALENLMLHHHLSSSDLEDVVTRVMERVKELGAILGINDPDKYRTLVSSANQSLGSMSLNLEQRNRELTQTNRVLDATCAMTRRLKSGMEIGEAVEEVIAAVRGAFVISRCLCMVVDSKRDIFVGRIQIGSDLESFEVAASGVSAMVSSSGRHADMEKEAVRRLNQARLQFDRGGIVESGVIDMVSGSSFMASFFVADKKSNGRPERIIGELVLDFQGVDSALGNIETLSRNFQMLATAAGNGIERILLEKDLQTQAKELADASRKMEESQRHLFHSHRLATVGRLAAGAAHEINNPLTIISLNIQIMERLLAQGDANIQEIGARLKVLAGQEKRISKIIGELMGFARPTQPRLEPTDVAKVVNDILMVIGDRVSMTKIVVENQIPLDLPMVYADSGQIEQVIMNLLINANHAMPDGGRITLNAEVDRRTRVAVSVTDTGTGISKENLSKIFDPFFTTKREGEGTGLGLAICHSIVEHNGGALQVQSEEGVGSTFTLRLPVDQGSRLQTMKKAVDQKRKIPESGEECRILVVDDERLLNEMLQECLRSAGYGVDGAFDGIEGIGLLRYKKYHLIMLDVRMPRKDGLEVLKFVRDEYPDIPVIIITGLASMDEIKETVKKGAFACIKKPFQLDKVLVKVREALANAADKCGIHRAKEQ
- the trpD gene encoding anthranilate phosphoribosyltransferase, whose amino-acid sequence is MIREAINKVVSRQDLNEVEMVQVMEEIMGGRATDAQIGAFITALRMKGETVAEITGAARVMRQKATLVDAADAGALLVDIVGTGGDASGTFNVSTTSSLVVAGAGVPVAKHGNRSVSSHCGSADVLEALGVNLGIDSERIGQCVRQVGIGFMFAPLLHGAMKYAIGPRREIGIRTVFNILGPLTNPAGADVYLLGVYAAELTETIAAALNNFGVRRALVVWGEGNVDEITTTGVTRVSEVSGGAVRTYMITPEELGLTRVTLADVRGGATAAESAEQVREVLKGTPGPRRDMVLANAGAALMVAGVVDTIKEGVLLAGKVIDSGAAMAKLEALIDFCAAPANG
- the trpE gene encoding anthranilate synthase component I, producing MMKPELSEFRKLAAQKGLVPVCREIVADLDTPLTAFAKVALGRSHAFLLESLQGGEKWGRFSFIGFEPLATFVSRGDQVEIRRAAGTESFVADPIEALKTLVASFDPCDTGYLPRFFGGAVGFMGYDMVRFMERLPVINPPLDDFPDSSFMVPKTVLICDSIKQTISVVNCVITVGEKDLDALYRQAEAEIDAIVAQLRGPLPAGLVREQASVLAPHDFAPNMSKDEFKAMVAKAKEYIMAGDIIQVVLSQRFHSKTALNPFALYRALRHINPSPYLFFLKLDDIVQIGSSPEILVRLEGDDVEVRPIAGTRKRGRNEDEDLALERELLADPKEMAEHLMLVDLGRNDIGRVCRYGTVETRDLLIVERYSHVMHIVSGVHGKLESGKDQFDVLRACFPAGTVSGAPKIRAMEIIEELEPERRGPYAGAVGYFGFSGNMDICITIRTIVMHGDDLWVQSGAGIVADSDPETEFEETINKAMALRRAVELAERGL
- the trpC gene encoding indole-3-glycerol phosphate synthase TrpC, producing the protein MILDAIVETKRQEVQTLKAQGLRGPECDVAPPRGFQAALVDHVGVAVIAEAKKASPSKGVICPDFDPVAIARDYEVGGAHAISVLTDEQYFQGSLSYIPQVRAAVALPVIRKEFIIDEIQIRQAALFGADAILLIAAILDRQQMADYQALARELGMDSLVEVHDEREAVEALAAGSRLIGINNRNLNDFTVDLNTTFRVMAEIPRNIPVVSESGIRDHHDMVRLADAGVAAALVGESLMRLTDRCQGLRDLIGA
- a CDS encoding phosphoribosylanthranilate isomerase produces the protein MSGEVVVPRRTRVKICGITDQVEAQAIVAMGVDALGFIFVKSSPRYVEPERVRAIVASLPPFVDAVGVFLDDDVVVVNEVAGYCGLTMIQLHGNESPLYCQSIDRPVVKAFRVREEALPDFSPYRQVVTGFLLDTYRPGQAGGTGETFNWELVRRLSIPGPLILAGGLTPDNVCVAIHQAHPFAVDVNSGVEVSPGRKDLSAVGRLLVKIAGL
- a CDS encoding 30S ribosomal protein S20 encodes the protein MANHKSAMKRTRQSLVRNMRNRSNKSKMKTAIKAVFAAIDEQSVEKAQEALRAAIPVIDHVAVKGAMHKKTASRKVSRLTKRVNAFASEAQAQA
- a CDS encoding aminodeoxychorismate/anthranilate synthase component II, which produces MIVIIDNYDSFTYNIVQTIGGFGGIELKVFRNDQVDIQTLEALCPDRLLISPGPCAPEQAGISIAAILHFSGRVPVLGVCLGHQSIGQAFGGTVVRAGRVMHGKTSPVTHDGKGVFTGLPSPFDAMRYHSLVVAEDDLPTCLQVTARTDQGELMGLRHREFAVEGVQFHPESIMTPDGVQLLRNFVAPDYPSLLR
- a CDS encoding TIGR00159 family protein, with the protein product MVEILRSLRWQDLADILIVAFIIYRVILMIRGTRAVQMLAGIGVLTIVYFGAKELELMTLYWLLGTLLSSIFLIIIIVFQRDIRKALVQVGQASPFTKPMEDREFDLNEIVIAARTLSQKKIGGLIILERETGLKDYLDSGQSIDAHLSSALLISIFHPSSPLHDGGVVVSGSRIQTARCVLPLTKNPYISKHLGTRHRAAIGLSEETDAVIVVISEETRQISLVQHGAITTNLDETALRNRLRAILAPKEHPAKAWKSWLNLQ